One segment of Terriglobales bacterium DNA contains the following:
- a CDS encoding Xaa-Pro peptidase family protein has translation MSKDLQYYERRQAAVIRKRIRSRLDALLLTQAADIRYLCGFTGSSAVLVFARQGPAFFTDGRYTQQAGEEVAAIQTIVSEGSPFLRALQWIKESKVRTLGLDFAHCTVSSLHQVKQQVGKKVELRDCSGMVEGLRLIKDAEEITRIRLAIKLGSALFPTALKHIRSGIRESQVAAEIEYEARRRGAEGMSFETIVAGGARSALPHGRASRERLPQRGFVVLDFGVILTGYCSDMTRTVHLGKPDARARTMYEAVSRAQLAAIKRVRPGVAVSAVDEAARSVLNKAGFGQFFTHSTGHGVGLEIHEAPRIAGKQRQKLQPGMVITVEPGIYIPGEGGVRIEDMVLVTERGCEVLTPTTKRLITI, from the coding sequence ATGAGCAAAGACCTGCAATACTACGAACGAAGGCAAGCCGCAGTCATACGCAAGCGCATACGAAGCAGACTTGACGCGCTGTTGCTCACTCAGGCTGCAGACATACGTTATCTCTGTGGATTCACCGGCAGTTCGGCAGTATTAGTGTTTGCCCGCCAGGGCCCGGCATTTTTTACAGATGGGCGCTATACGCAACAGGCGGGCGAGGAGGTCGCGGCTATACAGACCATTGTGAGTGAAGGGAGTCCATTCCTTCGGGCTCTACAGTGGATCAAAGAGAGCAAAGTCAGGACGCTCGGCCTGGACTTTGCCCACTGTACTGTTTCTTCTCTTCATCAGGTAAAGCAACAAGTAGGGAAGAAAGTAGAACTCAGAGACTGCTCCGGGATGGTCGAAGGTCTCCGCTTGATAAAAGATGCGGAAGAGATTACAAGGATTCGCCTAGCGATCAAGCTCGGCTCTGCGTTATTCCCGACAGCCCTCAAACATATACGTTCCGGTATAAGAGAATCACAAGTTGCCGCAGAAATTGAGTATGAAGCCCGGCGGAGAGGTGCAGAGGGAATGTCCTTTGAAACCATCGTCGCCGGAGGGGCCCGCTCGGCACTGCCCCACGGGCGAGCCTCACGCGAGCGGTTGCCTCAACGAGGATTCGTAGTTCTCGACTTCGGTGTTATACTCACGGGTTATTGTTCGGATATGACCCGCACAGTGCATCTGGGCAAGCCCGATGCGCGCGCGCGCACCATGTATGAAGCGGTGTCGCGTGCGCAACTGGCGGCAATCAAGAGGGTCCGGCCGGGAGTCGCCGTATCCGCTGTAGATGAAGCGGCCCGAAGCGTGCTGAACAAGGCCGGGTTTGGGCAATTTTTTACGCACTCCACCGGTCATGGTGTGGGGCTGGAAATACATGAGGCGCCACGAATAGCCGGCAAACAACGTCAAAAGCTACAACCGGGCATGGTAATAACCGTGGAACCCGGCATTTATATTCCTGGCGAGGGCGGTGTCCGGATCGAAGATATGGTTCTTGTGACCGAACGCGGATGCGAAGTCCTTACCCCAACGACGAAAAGACTTATCACAATCTAA
- the pilQ gene encoding type IV pilus secretin PilQ: MKLKLIQLVGILLMCAVSTVAAASGAQLTQVQVSSRGNVAIVTLHATGAFTHTEYRPTENLLLVDMAGVSAANIDGKTHGVQVPNLVSYRVLGYKGGDGKDVARIEFAIASGAKPSFDKVRNQLRISIAGTEEAALPAAISDPVTSTQETASAAPVPAPAKHSTRIAQVRNVGVVRGKNGIEVEISANAPLSPNALKLTGPDRVVVDLANAVPLANNKTISVNSGDVKAIRISRYQLTPPVTRIVIDLASAQDFELAPSANKLKVKLHPAAASDVAAATTTTAPAATSDSQADSKPAETVAAATTPVQPATVQAVTSNVTSDVKPETTTAANIPTKASDFAVITPEYHPVTAKVVDPLMRATSAAAKFNPEKTDAVFETTTPTSASLNPLVHQNMSLEPQTAAATPSTSARPRFTGEPISVNLKDVDLKDFFRLIHEISGLNIVLDPNIHGTLTIVLDDVPWDQALVIVERNNGLDHQLDGNVLRIATVDTLRKEAENHRAEIEAQALAVDKITVTRFLSYAHAKDVVPTIKRFLSQRGDVVADDRENALIIDDIPNTIPKVDELLAKLDRKTQEVEIEARVVSATRNFERDIGNQFGLGVNINSNTVGGGNPDAGKSNTGVSFPVPVGAPAGSSGVNYPTVSATNGNAVPLFSNLGLTGATSGLDIINATRNFRLDYQLSLAESRGLLKILSRPRIITQNNILATVRQGVRVPIVTASQLLGPATVNFVDAFLRLSVTPQITVENTIFLNIDVENTTPDFGNAILGNPTLVVQQATTQVLVADGGTVVIGGVIQTQNSVNIAQTPLLGNIPILGNLFKRRVVKTSTQELIFFITPKIIQT, translated from the coding sequence ATGAAGCTAAAGTTAATACAACTGGTGGGTATCCTCTTGATGTGTGCTGTGAGTACGGTGGCAGCAGCATCTGGGGCACAATTGACACAGGTACAGGTTTCCTCCCGGGGCAACGTGGCGATTGTCACGTTGCATGCGACGGGCGCTTTTACGCATACCGAGTACAGGCCCACGGAAAACCTTCTACTCGTGGATATGGCCGGAGTTTCTGCCGCTAACATTGACGGCAAAACTCATGGGGTGCAAGTGCCCAATCTTGTTTCTTATCGGGTCCTTGGCTACAAGGGCGGCGACGGAAAAGATGTGGCCCGTATTGAATTTGCAATAGCCTCAGGCGCGAAGCCTAGCTTCGACAAAGTCCGCAATCAACTGCGCATCAGTATTGCCGGAACTGAGGAGGCCGCACTGCCAGCCGCAATCTCTGACCCGGTCACCTCGACACAAGAGACTGCTTCGGCGGCCCCGGTTCCAGCGCCAGCCAAGCATTCCACACGAATTGCCCAAGTTCGCAATGTAGGAGTGGTTCGGGGAAAGAATGGGATCGAGGTCGAAATCAGCGCCAATGCCCCGCTCTCGCCCAATGCGCTCAAACTCACGGGGCCCGATCGCGTTGTGGTTGATCTGGCCAATGCGGTGCCACTCGCCAATAACAAGACCATCTCAGTCAACTCTGGTGATGTGAAGGCCATCCGTATATCACGCTATCAGCTCACTCCACCGGTGACCAGGATTGTGATTGATCTTGCCTCAGCTCAGGATTTTGAGCTGGCGCCTTCTGCCAACAAACTGAAAGTAAAACTTCATCCTGCTGCTGCCAGCGATGTGGCTGCTGCGACTACGACTACAGCACCAGCGGCTACCTCGGATAGCCAAGCCGACTCTAAGCCTGCGGAAACAGTTGCTGCGGCTACGACTCCAGTGCAACCGGCAACCGTACAGGCTGTAACCTCAAACGTGACATCCGATGTCAAGCCCGAAACTACAACCGCTGCTAACATTCCGACGAAAGCAAGTGATTTTGCCGTAATTACTCCGGAGTATCATCCGGTCACGGCAAAAGTAGTAGATCCGCTAATGCGGGCTACGAGTGCCGCGGCCAAATTTAATCCTGAAAAAACGGATGCCGTTTTCGAAACCACGACACCGACGAGTGCATCGCTAAATCCATTGGTGCACCAGAACATGTCGCTTGAACCCCAAACGGCTGCGGCAACACCTTCTACATCCGCGCGCCCCAGGTTCACCGGGGAACCGATATCCGTCAATTTGAAGGACGTCGATTTGAAAGATTTTTTCCGTCTGATCCATGAGATCAGCGGTCTCAATATCGTGCTGGATCCTAACATTCATGGCACCCTAACCATTGTGCTGGACGATGTTCCGTGGGACCAGGCGCTGGTCATCGTGGAAAGAAACAATGGACTTGATCACCAGCTTGACGGCAATGTGTTGCGAATCGCTACTGTGGATACGCTGCGCAAGGAAGCTGAAAATCACCGCGCCGAGATTGAAGCCCAGGCACTTGCGGTTGACAAAATTACAGTGACCCGTTTCCTGAGCTATGCGCACGCAAAAGATGTTGTGCCTACAATTAAGCGCTTCCTGTCACAGCGCGGAGATGTGGTCGCCGATGACCGCGAGAATGCATTGATCATTGACGACATCCCGAACACGATTCCCAAGGTTGACGAGTTGCTGGCCAAGCTGGACCGCAAGACCCAGGAAGTGGAAATTGAAGCGCGTGTGGTTTCAGCTACCCGCAACTTCGAGCGTGACATAGGTAACCAGTTCGGCCTAGGCGTTAATATCAACAGTAACACCGTCGGAGGCGGTAACCCAGACGCTGGCAAGTCGAATACTGGAGTAAGCTTCCCTGTGCCGGTGGGTGCACCAGCCGGCAGCAGCGGTGTGAACTATCCCACGGTTTCGGCCACAAATGGAAATGCGGTGCCGCTCTTCTCCAATTTAGGACTCACAGGCGCGACCAGCGGTCTTGACATAATCAATGCCACCCGAAATTTCCGTCTGGATTATCAACTTTCACTGGCTGAGTCGCGGGGCTTGCTCAAGATACTTTCTCGTCCGCGTATTATTACCCAGAACAACATTCTGGCAACGGTACGGCAGGGTGTCAGAGTGCCGATTGTAACCGCATCTCAGTTGCTGGGCCCGGCCACGGTAAACTTTGTTGATGCTTTCCTGCGATTGAGTGTTACTCCGCAGATCACGGTGGAAAACACCATCTTCCTCAACATAGACGTGGAAAACACCACCCCGGACTTCGGCAACGCAATTTTAGGAAACCCAACTCTTGTGGTGCAACAGGCTACCACCCAGGTGTTGGTTGCCGATGGAGGAACAGTGGTCATCGGTGGCGTGATTCAAACCCAAAATTCAGTCAACATCGCCCAGACACCTCTCTTGGGCAATATTCCAATCCTGGGAAACCTGTTCAAGAGGCGTGTAGTTAAGACCTCAACACAGGAGTTGATCTTCTTCATCACTCCCAAGATTATTCAAACTTAA
- the pilO gene encoding type 4a pilus biogenesis protein PilO → MAGFREMPVALQVVLALVIAAVVGGGGWWLLVNPIQQDNDQKQVLLEQKKADNETLRKYERDLPGLEREIASLQQQLEIERTIVPDEKESPAFIHLMQDTAASAGIEIRRYTADPVVTREFYTEVPYEIDIDGSYYAVVNFFERVAKLQRIINVGSLQMATPKRSGDAKVKNQYTYAPNESVVVNVTATTFFNHDSSKAAPAAPAPAAR, encoded by the coding sequence ATGGCTGGATTTAGAGAAATGCCGGTTGCATTACAAGTAGTGCTGGCGCTTGTTATCGCGGCGGTTGTCGGCGGAGGCGGATGGTGGCTTTTGGTGAACCCGATTCAGCAAGACAACGATCAGAAGCAGGTGCTGTTGGAACAAAAGAAGGCGGACAACGAGACGCTCCGCAAATATGAACGCGACCTTCCCGGCTTGGAGCGAGAGATTGCAAGTTTGCAGCAGCAATTGGAGATCGAGCGGACCATTGTGCCAGATGAGAAGGAATCTCCGGCATTTATCCATCTGATGCAAGATACCGCCGCAAGCGCGGGAATCGAAATCCGCCGGTACACAGCCGACCCCGTGGTCACCCGTGAGTTTTATACGGAAGTGCCCTATGAAATTGATATTGATGGCTCGTATTACGCGGTTGTGAACTTTTTCGAGCGCGTTGCCAAGCTTCAGCGCATCATCAACGTCGGGAGCCTGCAGATGGCGACTCCCAAGCGCAGTGGCGACGCAAAAGTAAAGAACCAGTACACATACGCGCCCAACGAGTCTGTCGTAGTGAATGTCACGGCAACAACGTTTTTCAATCATGATTCATCCAAAGCCGCGCCAGCAGCTCCGGCGCCGGCGGCGAGATAA
- a CDS encoding PilN domain-containing protein has translation MIKINLLGAPKPKRGGKRVATTTVTDITGMGGGGGEGPNPIVIILVFLVVAILAVGYFYLQASSKAKKLQDEIAKEDQENRRLSAVKAKYDQEQRVRDNYERRVKVIDDLRANQSGGPVNLLTMIGDTVNNTDAVWLNTMQDKGPNIAIEGTALSSTAVANLIKNLQKTGYFKSVEMTETVQDPNSKDLQEFTFKLTCEKQKS, from the coding sequence ATGATCAAGATTAACTTACTCGGAGCGCCGAAACCGAAGCGTGGTGGAAAGCGGGTTGCTACCACTACGGTTACCGATATCACGGGAATGGGAGGCGGTGGGGGAGAGGGACCGAATCCCATTGTGATCATCCTCGTATTTCTTGTGGTGGCCATCCTTGCGGTTGGATATTTTTATCTGCAAGCATCAAGCAAGGCCAAAAAATTGCAGGATGAAATTGCTAAGGAAGACCAAGAAAACCGCCGATTGTCAGCGGTGAAAGCGAAGTACGACCAGGAGCAAAGGGTCAGGGACAATTATGAGCGGCGTGTCAAAGTGATTGATGATTTGCGCGCCAATCAATCCGGTGGGCCGGTGAATTTGCTGACCATGATCGGAGATACCGTCAACAATACCGACGCAGTCTGGCTCAATACCATGCAGGACAAAGGTCCCAACATTGCGATTGAGGGTACGGCGCTCAGCTCAACCGCTGTGGCCAACCTGATCAAGAACCTGCAAAAAACGGGTTATTTCAAATCGGTTGAAATGACGGAGACCGTACAAGACCCAAACTCGAAGGATTTGCAGGAGTTTACTTTTAAGCTCACTTGTGAAAAGCAGAAATCATAA
- the pilM gene encoding type IV pilus assembly protein PilM codes for MFGIGGSKSIVGLDIGSSSIKAVELKKSRGEVEVVHVGLEPLASDIVVDSMIVDSGSVSSAITKIFNENSIKSKAVATSVSGHSVIVKRIQVQAMEDADLAATISQEAAQHIPFDVADVNVDYQILSDEGSNPMDVLLVAVKKDKILNYTNVLSLAGKTPAVVDIDAFALQNCYEYNYDPSPSSTVALLNLGASVMNINIVKGSTPLFPRDVSVGGNQYTDSLQKELDLGFDDAESLKLGRKVGTVSEDAKMPILQQVTEIIVLEIQKTFDFFRATAAGEHIERIYLAGGSAKVPGLMEALRQEFSLPVELLNPFQRIAPGSGVPTDLIDQNAGQLAVAVGLALRSFEQ; via the coding sequence ATGTTCGGAATAGGTGGATCAAAATCGATTGTCGGCCTGGACATCGGCTCCAGCAGCATCAAGGCAGTGGAGTTGAAGAAGAGCCGGGGCGAAGTTGAAGTCGTACATGTCGGATTGGAGCCGTTGGCCTCCGATATCGTCGTGGACTCCATGATTGTAGACAGCGGAAGCGTTTCCAGCGCCATTACCAAAATTTTCAATGAGAACAGCATCAAATCGAAGGCAGTTGCGACCTCCGTCAGTGGCCACTCTGTGATTGTAAAGAGAATCCAGGTGCAAGCCATGGAGGATGCCGACTTGGCGGCAACCATCAGCCAGGAGGCGGCACAGCATATCCCCTTTGACGTTGCTGACGTGAATGTGGACTACCAGATCCTCTCCGATGAGGGCAGCAATCCCATGGATGTGCTTCTGGTGGCCGTGAAGAAAGACAAGATTCTGAATTACACCAACGTCCTTTCGCTGGCCGGAAAAACTCCAGCGGTGGTTGATATTGACGCTTTTGCGCTGCAGAACTGCTACGAGTACAACTACGATCCTTCGCCCAGTTCTACGGTTGCGCTCCTCAATCTGGGTGCGAGCGTGATGAATATCAACATTGTGAAGGGCTCTACCCCGTTGTTCCCGCGCGACGTCAGCGTGGGTGGCAACCAGTACACAGATTCGCTGCAGAAAGAGCTTGATCTCGGTTTTGACGATGCCGAGTCCCTGAAGCTGGGGCGCAAGGTGGGAACCGTCAGCGAAGACGCCAAGATGCCCATTTTGCAACAGGTCACGGAAATCATTGTGCTCGAGATCCAGAAGACATTTGATTTCTTTCGGGCCACGGCAGCGGGCGAGCACATTGAGCGCATCTACCTGGCGGGCGGTTCGGCCAAAGTGCCGGGTTTGATGGAAGCTCTGCGACAGGAGTTTTCATTGCCGGTGGAGCTGTTGAATCCGTTTCAAAGAATTGCGCCCGGCTCCGGCGTGCCTACAGATTTGATTGATCAGAACGCGGGGCAACTCGCCGTAGCTGTGGGATTGGCCCTTAGGAGTTTCGAACAATGA
- a CDS encoding helix-turn-helix domain-containing protein, translating into MADSREVMNIRQASQYLGVSPDTLYKYVYEEKIPAFKLGNRWKFKKTILDSWMERKSSMGEGRGKKKPRAARTAAAGH; encoded by the coding sequence ATGGCCGATTCGCGTGAAGTCATGAACATTCGCCAGGCGTCGCAATACCTGGGCGTGAGTCCGGACACGCTATACAAGTACGTCTACGAAGAGAAGATTCCCGCTTTCAAGCTGGGGAACCGGTGGAAGTTCAAAAAGACGATTTTGGATTCGTGGATGGAGCGGAAAAGCAGCATGGGGGAAGGCAGAGGCAAGAAAAAGCCCAGAGCCGCAAGGACAGCAGCGGCCGGGCACTGA
- a CDS encoding Rne/Rng family ribonuclease — MSKELFVSSTPHETKVAVVEEDQLTEIYFERENEYTLAGSVYKGRVTRVLPGMQSAFVEIGLERDAFLYVTDFFEPQDEEGEEDFEAIAEDGGRSRRRYERPAPTVTEPAGEAEGREIETFSGGEADHHSVHHATPPANPIAHDAASDGGDEESETLELNAGRHHDASSRDSSFRETPGRETLGRETSGEAPADAERDSGDRRRFGRRRRGRRGRGFPESKFDSRNDSRNDSRNAARPPKAQPEEKTYGASAGYQPIILPGESISKYRNRPETQTAHPAAGHIPAEPVSAEVAPEEPQATAARLDYKTQDHKTEEYKAHDHETAEISIPILRAEATSEAAVSESVRPSAVVQEEVQASEPEVDYEELSRRDTEEIDVAAILEKHRRESTEAHRPEARSSERRFGAMPGLVEEEEIEEEEIDQPSMLHVFEDEEYEDFEEEMLDRVETAKPHDSAPDHQSAEPTATAETTEEDDEEDEQETVASVEEAEIQASGSEGEGESEEYEETESGDGTQARAEIRGPSGYQPKVAFDRNNRRRRGGRRVRGGHGGGKRFHRAPLPQISDLLKEGQEILVQIAKEPIGKKGARITSHIALPGRFLVYMPTVNHNGVSRKIASEEERHRLKRIILSERQAVNGHQGGFIVRTAAAHASEEDLRADIRFLLNLWNEIKGRADSSKSPALIYHDLNLVERILRDQLSEGFSHIWVDSEQEYERIVRFVSRFQQQLVKRVKLYTKETPLFEQFNIQEEINKALKSKVWLKSGGYIVINQTEALVAIDVNTGKFVGKTQKLEDTIVKTNVDAIREIVRQIRLRDLGGIIVIDFIDMDERRNRQKVMQALEEALKSDRAPSKVLQFNDFGLVAITRKRVKQSLERTLGQPCTYCTGTGLIKSVTTVCNEIYVEMRKMTRHLDGKDVFVRVNPEVGKALKANNARWLQDMEELTGKTVIVKPDPTLHQEQFDIH, encoded by the coding sequence ATGTCCAAAGAATTATTTGTTTCTTCTACCCCTCATGAAACCAAAGTCGCTGTCGTTGAGGAAGACCAGTTAACTGAAATCTATTTCGAACGCGAAAACGAATACACCCTCGCAGGATCAGTCTATAAAGGCCGCGTGACCCGGGTTCTTCCGGGAATGCAATCCGCATTTGTTGAGATCGGCCTGGAACGCGACGCATTTCTCTACGTCACGGACTTTTTTGAACCCCAGGATGAAGAAGGCGAGGAAGATTTCGAGGCCATCGCCGAAGATGGAGGCCGCAGCCGCCGGCGTTACGAGCGCCCCGCGCCAACAGTTACCGAGCCCGCGGGCGAGGCAGAAGGCCGGGAAATCGAAACATTTTCGGGCGGCGAAGCTGACCACCACTCGGTGCATCATGCAACACCGCCAGCAAATCCGATTGCCCATGACGCTGCCAGCGACGGCGGAGATGAAGAAAGCGAAACACTAGAGTTGAATGCGGGCAGGCATCACGACGCTTCATCCCGCGATTCGTCTTTCCGCGAAACACCGGGCCGCGAAACACTGGGCCGGGAAACATCGGGCGAAGCGCCAGCCGATGCAGAGCGTGATTCCGGCGACCGCCGCCGCTTTGGCCGACGCCGCCGTGGACGCCGCGGACGCGGTTTCCCCGAGTCGAAATTCGATTCCCGCAACGATTCCCGCAACGATTCCCGCAATGCCGCCCGTCCGCCGAAGGCACAGCCGGAAGAAAAAACATATGGCGCATCTGCCGGTTATCAGCCGATTATTCTGCCGGGCGAGAGTATCTCCAAGTATCGCAACCGGCCGGAAACGCAAACCGCGCATCCTGCAGCGGGACATATTCCGGCAGAACCTGTATCAGCAGAGGTTGCACCGGAAGAGCCGCAAGCAACTGCCGCGAGGTTAGATTACAAAACCCAGGATCACAAGACAGAGGAATACAAAGCACATGACCACGAAACGGCTGAGATCTCGATCCCGATACTGAGAGCGGAAGCCACGAGCGAAGCTGCGGTGAGCGAAAGTGTGCGGCCTTCTGCTGTCGTACAGGAAGAAGTTCAGGCCAGCGAACCAGAGGTGGACTACGAAGAGTTGAGCCGCCGCGACACGGAAGAGATTGACGTCGCCGCCATTTTGGAAAAACACCGGCGGGAAAGCACTGAAGCGCATCGTCCAGAAGCGCGCAGTTCCGAACGCCGCTTTGGCGCAATGCCCGGGCTGGTGGAAGAGGAAGAGATTGAAGAAGAAGAGATAGATCAGCCCTCGATGTTGCATGTTTTCGAGGACGAGGAATACGAAGACTTCGAGGAGGAGATGCTTGACCGGGTAGAGACAGCCAAGCCGCACGATTCTGCTCCCGATCATCAATCCGCAGAGCCAACCGCGACGGCTGAGACAACAGAAGAAGATGATGAAGAGGATGAGCAGGAGACGGTAGCAAGTGTCGAGGAGGCCGAAATACAAGCCTCGGGCAGCGAAGGCGAAGGAGAAAGTGAAGAGTACGAAGAGACGGAATCCGGAGATGGAACACAAGCCCGGGCTGAAATCCGCGGACCTTCCGGATACCAGCCTAAGGTTGCGTTCGACCGCAACAATCGCCGCCGCCGCGGCGGACGCCGAGTGCGTGGTGGTCACGGCGGTGGCAAGCGCTTTCATCGCGCTCCTCTGCCGCAGATTTCCGATTTACTGAAAGAAGGACAAGAAATACTGGTGCAGATTGCCAAAGAACCTATTGGCAAGAAGGGCGCGCGCATCACCAGTCACATTGCGTTGCCGGGCCGTTTCCTGGTTTATATGCCCACGGTGAACCATAACGGCGTTTCCCGCAAGATTGCATCCGAGGAAGAGCGCCACCGCCTTAAGCGCATCATTCTCAGCGAGCGCCAGGCTGTGAATGGACATCAAGGCGGCTTCATCGTCCGCACGGCGGCGGCCCACGCCAGCGAAGAAGATTTGCGCGCCGATATCCGCTTCCTGCTGAATTTGTGGAATGAGATCAAAGGCCGGGCCGATTCCAGCAAATCTCCGGCGCTTATTTACCACGACCTGAACCTGGTGGAGCGCATCCTGCGTGACCAATTGTCAGAAGGCTTCTCCCACATCTGGGTTGACAGCGAACAGGAATACGAGCGCATTGTGCGCTTCGTCAGCCGCTTTCAGCAGCAATTAGTCAAGCGGGTGAAGCTGTACACAAAAGAGACTCCTCTGTTTGAGCAGTTCAATATTCAGGAGGAGATCAATAAGGCACTCAAGTCCAAGGTATGGCTTAAATCCGGCGGCTACATCGTCATCAACCAGACGGAGGCGCTGGTGGCGATTGACGTCAATACCGGCAAATTCGTCGGCAAGACGCAGAAGCTGGAAGACACGATCGTCAAGACCAACGTGGACGCCATCAGAGAAATTGTCCGGCAGATACGGTTGCGCGACCTGGGGGGCATCATTGTCATTGACTTCATTGACATGGATGAACGCCGCAATCGGCAAAAAGTCATGCAGGCATTGGAAGAAGCGCTCAAGAGTGACCGCGCTCCCTCCAAGGTACTTCAATTCAACGACTTCGGTCTGGTAGCGATTACCCGCAAGCGGGTCAAGCAGTCGCTGGAGCGCACCCTGGGCCAGCCTTGCACATATTGCACCGGGACCGGCCTGATTAAATCAGTGACTACGGTATGCAACGAAATTTATGTGGAGATGCGCAAGATGACGCGCCACCTAGACGGCAAAGATGTCTTCGTGCGCGTGAATCCGGAAGTCGGTAAAGCCCTCAAGGCCAACAACGCCCGCTGGCTGCAGGACATGGAAGAGCTGACAGGGAAGACCGTGATCGTGAAGCCGGATCCGACGCTGCATCAGGAGCAGTTTGATATTCATTAA
- the rodA gene encoding rod shape-determining protein RodA codes for MKRFVSPRDFDWVLLMFVLLICVLGVMQIYSATMASKFADVHMHIKQIYWIVGGLAFMLLVSLINYEVLLDSVHWMYIVAIISLTAVLLFGQKYLGARRWIRLPGGIHFQPSEWVKLILILAMAKYFSEMRGRDASLSDVVKAGLLGGIPLLMVLVQPDLGTALTYIPILVMGLFLGGLQLKHAAVILVVGAALAVPAYKHLKPYQKARLTSFLNPAADSQGKGYQGEQSVIAVGAGGIMGKGFGKGSQTQNSFLPIPQTDFIFAAFSEEHGFVGAVGLLLLYFIVLMRLIHNAQTAPDRAGAIVILGVVAVLTFHILVNVGMVVGLMPVTGIPLPLMSYGGSSLLFTFLALGIVMNIRMRRFVN; via the coding sequence ATGAAGAGGTTCGTCTCCCCACGCGATTTTGACTGGGTGCTGCTTATGTTTGTGCTGCTGATCTGCGTTTTGGGAGTGATGCAGATTTACAGCGCGACCATGGCAAGCAAGTTCGCCGATGTGCATATGCACATCAAGCAGATTTACTGGATCGTGGGTGGTCTGGCATTCATGCTGCTGGTCAGCCTGATCAATTATGAAGTTTTGCTGGACAGCGTGCATTGGATGTACATTGTGGCGATTATTTCTCTTACAGCCGTGCTGCTGTTCGGGCAGAAGTATTTAGGCGCTCGCCGCTGGATTCGTTTGCCGGGAGGAATTCACTTTCAGCCATCGGAGTGGGTGAAGCTGATCCTGATCCTGGCCATGGCGAAATATTTCAGCGAGATGCGCGGGCGGGACGCAAGTTTATCCGATGTGGTTAAGGCGGGATTGCTGGGCGGCATTCCCCTGCTGATGGTTCTGGTGCAGCCCGATCTGGGAACCGCACTGACCTACATACCAATTCTTGTGATGGGGTTGTTTCTGGGAGGACTTCAACTTAAACATGCTGCCGTAATTCTTGTCGTTGGCGCTGCTTTGGCAGTCCCTGCGTACAAACACCTGAAGCCCTACCAGAAGGCGCGTTTGACCAGCTTTCTTAATCCGGCGGCGGACTCGCAGGGAAAGGGCTATCAAGGGGAGCAGTCTGTGATTGCCGTGGGCGCAGGCGGAATCATGGGCAAGGGTTTTGGCAAAGGATCGCAGACCCAGAATTCCTTTCTTCCTATTCCCCAAACGGATTTTATTTTTGCCGCCTTCTCGGAGGAACACGGATTTGTGGGCGCTGTGGGTCTGCTCCTGCTATACTTTATAGTGCTGATGCGTTTGATCCATAATGCGCAGACCGCTCCTGACCGGGCTGGCGCAATTGTGATTCTAGGTGTAGTAGCGGTTCTGACCTTCCACATTCTGGTCAACGTCGGCATGGTGGTCGGCTTAATGCCGGTTACCGGAATTCCTTTGCCATTAATGAGTTATGGCGGATCGTCTTTGCTGTTTACGTTCTTGGCGCTGGGAATCGTTATGAATATTCGTATGCGCCGTTTTGTCAATTAG